The genomic DNA TTGGTTTATTCTCGCTGGAATTGTTATTCTTATTTTCTGTAGAATCATTCTTAGTGTCATCTGATTCAGAATTACTGGTATTACTCTGGTTTTGTTCATTTGAGTTATTTTCGTTATCAGTAGGAGTTTTTTCTGTAGTAGGTATTTTATTATAAGCAGTTGTAAGTTCCTTGATGGCCTCATCTTGTTTTTCAAGACCTTGTTCCATACCTTTTATACCTTTGTCAACACCAGCAATACCTTTTTTTACACCATCTATTCCTTGATTAATACCAGCTCTAGCTTTTACCATATTGTCAATACCAGTTTGAACTCCTTTAATACCACTATTTAGTTTATTTTCACCATCTTCAATACCGTTTATTCCACTTTGTGTTCCATCTATTCCTTTTTGTACATTTTTCTGTATTTTAGTAATTATAGATGGAACTTTTTCATCAAACATTGTTGTTGATATTTCTTTTGTTATATTGGTAATGTTGGTTGTATCTGCTGACTGAACTTTATTAAGTAAGGATTTTGGAAGTTTGCCACCTGTCATGTCCATATTTATATTTGAAGTATCATTCATATTTGGGATAGAGACATTTTTTAAATTTTTTGCCATTTCAGGGTCTGATTTTAAGTCATCTATCATGTTTTCAAGTTCTTCAAGTTGAACTATTTTAGGAGTTGAGGGCTTTCCAACTAAGTCCATAATATTATCTTGCACAGATAATCCTGCATGTGCTATAAATCCAATCATTATAGCTGGAGAAATTGAAGTACCAATTGAGCGTATCAAGGATAATGTTGCAAGTGCTGAATTAGATTCTTCTAATCTTGTATTTGATAACATCATATAGTTTAGAGGAGTTCCCATAGTAAATCCCATTCCTAATCCCATAAATATTAAACTTACACATACACTAAATACAGTATTGGTTTTTAGAGCAATTAAAACTAGGTAAAGAGAACCTATCATAGATACAGAAAATCCTAGTAATAGTATTTTTTTTGCCCCAAATTTGTCAATAAGTCTTCCGCTTAAAGGAGCAGCAATACCTGCAAATAATCCCAATATAGCTACAAAATATCCCCCAGAACCAGCATTTATCTTTAATGCATTTTCAGCATACTGTGGAACGAATACCATACCCATCATTCCAATACCAACAATTAAAGATAAAATAAGTACTATCAATATTCTCGGATTTAAAAAATATTCAAAGCTTAAAATAGGGTCTTTAGCTCTATTTTCAATAAATATGAAAATAGGTATAAGTACAATAAATGTCAATAAGTATGGATAAACTGATATATCTTGTATAGAATTTTTAAAATTAAAAAAGTCTATATTCATAAGACCATATAATAGTGATACGATTATACATATCAACATCAATGTACCAAGCTTATCTATTTTTTCTTTAGATTCAGACTTATTGTTTTTAATACAGAAAACTCCACCAATAAGTATGATTAAACAAATTGGAAGATTTACAAAAAATAGCCACTTCCAATTTTGAGTTCCAAAGATACTTAGAATTGTGCTACCAATGCTTGAACCTAAAATATTGGCAATACCATATGTTGCCCCAACTAAACCTAAAGCCATGCCTCTTTTATTTTCTGGGAAGGTAGTTCCAAATTCTGCTGTAGCAATTGGCATGATTCCACCACCACCAATTGCTTGAAT from Clostridioides difficile ATCC 9689 = DSM 1296 includes the following:
- a CDS encoding MFS transporter, translating into MFTLNHNTSIKNKDSNPKIFLVLTLYLLGIFMGAIDTGIVSPARTIIQNSLGVNEKTGIWMITIYTLTYASVIPISGKLADKIGRKYVYLVSIFLFGSGSLICGLSSLFSNFYILLIGRVIQAIGGGGIMPIATAEFGTTFPENKRGMALGLVGATYGIANILGSSIGSTILSIFGTQNWKWLFFVNLPICLIILIGGVFCIKNNKSESKEKIDKLGTLMLICIIVSLLYGLMNIDFFNFKNSIQDISVYPYLLTFIVLIPIFIFIENRAKDPILSFEYFLNPRILIVLILSLIVGIGMMGMVFVPQYAENALKINAGSGGYFVAILGLFAGIAAPLSGRLIDKFGAKKILLLGFSVSMIGSLYLVLIALKTNTVFSVCVSLIFMGLGMGFTMGTPLNYMMLSNTRLEESNSALATLSLIRSIGTSISPAIMIGFIAHAGLSVQDNIMDLVGKPSTPKIVQLEELENMIDDLKSDPEMAKNLKNVSIPNMNDTSNINMDMTGGKLPKSLLNKVQSADTTNITNITKEISTTMFDEKVPSIITKIQKNVQKGIDGTQSGINGIEDGENKLNSGIKGVQTGIDNMVKARAGINQGIDGVKKGIAGVDKGIKGMEQGLEKQDEAIKELTTAYNKIPTTEKTPTDNENNSNEQNQSNTSNSESDDTKNDSTENKNNNSSENKPNVNEQKESLNAQIQQLKKTRDDLNTKLQKNKTQKNELSKKLRSMESQKKELQSKLNNSISQKKDMEKSLDTMQQQKKSLQAVLAKTQEVKTEIPKAFDKSKLDYINSIENNRTKIENTLQSTLNSGFKQMYITVFCVNLLAFIILLFYKENKTR